CCTGGACGAACCCACCAACCACCTCGACGTGCGCCACCAGATCGGGCTGCTCTCCCTCGTCAGGCGGGCCGGGATCACCGTCCTGCTGGTCCTGCACGACCTGAACCTGGCCTCGGCCGCGTGCGACCGCATCGGCGTGCTCTCCCAGGGGCGGCTGGTCGCCTCGGGGACGCCCGGAGAGGTCTTGGTCCCCTCGATGGTCAGGCAGGTCTTCGGCGTCGAGGCCACCGTCGTCCCCCACCCGCTCACCGGGGACCCGCAACTGCTCTACACGCTCTCCTCTGATGTCTCTTGAGAAAGAAGGACGCACATGACCGACCGAGCATCCGGCGCACCCGGTTCGCCCCTGCGGGGCGCCGCCCTGCTGGGCGCCCTCGCGCTCCTGGCCACGGGCTGCGGTGCCCGGGTCGAGGGAAGCGCGGACGAGGCGCGGACCGTCACCGTGAACCGGTGCGGTGAGGAGGTCGAGTACACGACCCCCCGGCGCGCCGTGGTCTACGAGGGCGGCAGCGCCGACAAGATGTTCGCCCTGGGCCTGACCGAGCACGTGCACGGCTACGTGCTGCCGCCGGCCAACCCCCCGGTCTCGGAGTCGCCGTGGGCGCAGGAGTACGAGGAGGTGGAGTTCCTCAGCGACGACCTGCTCAACCGCGAACTGGTCGTGGACGCCGAGGCCGACTTCGTCCTCGCCGGATGGAACTCGGGGTTCAGCGACGAGCGCGGAATCACCCCGGAGATCCTGGACGACCTCGGCATCCAGAGCTTCATGCACACCGAGTCCTGCTACAACTACCCGGGCCACCCCGAACGGATGCCCCCTTTCGAGGCCCTCTACGCCGACCTGGAGCGGCTGGGCGCCGTCTTCGGGGTCGAGCAGGAGGCCGCCGAGCTCGTCGAGGGGTACAAGGAGCGGGTCGCCGCGGTGCGGGAGCAGGCCCCCGAGGGGGAGCCGGTCCCGGTCTTCCTCTACGACTCGGGAACCGACCAGCCCTTCACCGCGGGAAGCCAGGTGCCCCCCAACGACATCATCCGCTTCGCTGGGGGAGAGAACA
This sequence is a window from Spinactinospora alkalitolerans. Protein-coding genes within it:
- a CDS encoding ABC transporter substrate-binding protein, whose amino-acid sequence is MTDRASGAPGSPLRGAALLGALALLATGCGARVEGSADEARTVTVNRCGEEVEYTTPRRAVVYEGGSADKMFALGLTEHVHGYVLPPANPPVSESPWAQEYEEVEFLSDDLLNRELVVDAEADFVLAGWNSGFSDERGITPEILDDLGIQSFMHTESCYNYPGHPERMPPFEALYADLERLGAVFGVEQEAAELVEGYKERVAAVREQAPEGEPVPVFLYDSGTDQPFTAGSQVPPNDIIRFAGGENIFADLDERWTQVGWESVVQARPEVIIILDYGDQPAEDKIEFLKSSPATAELPAVVEEDFFVLDYNEGISGPRNIDGLEKFAEYLRELRAD